The Corynebacterium glaucum genome includes a region encoding these proteins:
- a CDS encoding MalY/PatB family protein: MPSFADLDSITLDDLRRSGSMSWSNPGLIGAFVAEMAFGVPAQVKERLSSQVLRQPLGYSTIEDLRELQYATAGFLHQNFDWEVHPDAIQATADVIAIYVFVLEHLVDPDRPVVIPTPAYMPFREVLEALDRSYIEVPMKLDDGRYTNDTEGIRAAFEAGAQLLVLCNPHNPTGRSFAASELRAVSDLVADYDGLVFADEIWSPLTRRGTHTPFASLSAQAAAQSITAISATKAFNMAGAKCAQVILTNENHAEIWRKKGWIPLKAVSTLGAAASSTAYSAGAVWLDEIRRYLERNRDELVNFVAHQMPGVRIHTPDTTYIAWLDCSELGVSNPRSFFLERAGVEMTEGSRCGAGFENHLRFTFAMPNPIMHLALTRMRSAALSIP, encoded by the coding sequence ATGCCGTCTTTTGCTGACCTGGATTCTATAACTCTGGACGACCTGCGACGCAGTGGATCCATGTCGTGGTCGAATCCAGGTCTCATTGGCGCCTTCGTGGCTGAAATGGCGTTTGGCGTACCGGCCCAAGTAAAAGAGCGTCTGAGCTCGCAAGTGCTCAGACAGCCTTTGGGGTATTCAACCATCGAAGATCTCCGCGAGCTGCAGTACGCAACCGCCGGTTTCCTCCATCAGAATTTCGATTGGGAAGTTCATCCGGACGCAATCCAAGCCACCGCAGATGTCATCGCGATTTACGTGTTCGTTCTTGAACACCTCGTTGACCCGGACCGGCCAGTCGTGATTCCCACTCCGGCTTACATGCCATTTCGCGAAGTCCTCGAAGCGTTGGATCGCTCATACATCGAGGTTCCTATGAAGCTCGATGACGGACGGTACACCAACGACACCGAAGGCATCCGAGCGGCGTTTGAGGCAGGAGCACAACTGCTGGTGCTATGCAATCCCCATAATCCGACTGGTCGCTCGTTCGCTGCATCGGAGCTTCGTGCAGTAAGTGATCTTGTCGCAGACTACGATGGCCTGGTTTTCGCCGATGAGATTTGGTCCCCACTCACCCGTCGCGGGACGCACACACCATTCGCATCGTTAAGTGCGCAAGCCGCAGCCCAGAGCATCACAGCGATATCCGCCACGAAAGCATTCAACATGGCAGGGGCGAAATGTGCCCAGGTGATCCTCACCAATGAGAACCACGCAGAAATATGGCGCAAGAAGGGCTGGATTCCGCTAAAGGCAGTCTCGACTCTTGGCGCCGCAGCGAGTTCCACCGCTTACTCAGCAGGCGCTGTATGGCTCGACGAGATTCGGCGCTACCTCGAACGGAATCGCGACGAATTGGTGAATTTCGTTGCTCACCAGATGCCCGGGGTCCGCATCCACACCCCAGACACCACGTACATCGCATGGTTAGATTGCTCGGAACTGGGCGTCAGCAATCCTCGGTCCTTCTTCCTCGAGCGGGCCGGAGTTGAGATGACGGAGGGGTCTCGCTGCGGAGCGGGTTTTGAAAACCATCTACGTTTTACTTTCGCCATGCCGAACCCGATCATGCACCTCGCACTCACCCGCATGCGATCAGCCGCACTTTCTATCCCATGA
- a CDS encoding Rv2732c family membrane protein: MAEAMQPASMNDPDALARTERKVSGRLADGPARWVLLACTAAYLVAMFLPFAGAASGWQLLGATEATRDTETAVTEYLFTWVAFIGLGVLTPIAVLTRRFAAAVAGWMVTGISSVCWLLAMWLGLDHGAGIYVAIAAVLIAIAAYIPALGRRGEQQLEIARQRAAAQGTDDVARLQRSATEQAHAHDQAQNPLLIDDRRARAAERHKRQAD, translated from the coding sequence GTGGCCGAAGCAATGCAGCCTGCATCGATGAACGACCCGGATGCGCTGGCCAGAACCGAGCGCAAGGTGAGCGGTAGGCTCGCCGACGGTCCCGCGCGCTGGGTACTTCTCGCATGTACGGCTGCGTACCTTGTTGCGATGTTCCTTCCGTTCGCGGGTGCAGCCTCTGGATGGCAGCTCCTCGGTGCCACCGAAGCGACTCGGGACACCGAGACGGCCGTGACCGAGTACCTCTTCACCTGGGTGGCCTTCATCGGGCTTGGCGTACTTACGCCCATCGCGGTACTGACTCGGCGCTTCGCCGCCGCGGTCGCCGGGTGGATGGTCACCGGCATTTCATCGGTGTGCTGGCTCCTCGCAATGTGGCTCGGCCTCGACCACGGAGCGGGCATCTACGTGGCGATCGCCGCAGTGCTTATCGCCATCGCTGCCTACATTCCCGCCCTTGGCCGCCGCGGTGAACAGCAGCTAGAGATCGCTCGGCAGCGCGCCGCAGCGCAGGGGACTGACGACGTCGCGCGTCTGCAACGCTCCGCCACTGAGCAGGCGCACGCTCACGACCAGGCGCAGAACCCGCTGCTCATCGACGATCGCCGGGCCCGAGCTGCCGAACGGCACAAGCGCCAGGCGGACTAG
- the miaB gene encoding tRNA (N6-isopentenyl adenosine(37)-C2)-methylthiotransferase MiaB, with protein sequence MRKNPERTYEVRTFGCQMNVHDSERLSGMLEDAGYVAANEDETPDLVVFNTCAVRENADKRLYGTLGQLKHTKQQHPGMQIAVGGCLAQKDKDTVLKKAPWVDAVFGTHNLSALPTLLERARVEDAAQVEIAEALEVFPSVLPAKRESTYAGWVSVSVGCNNTCTFCIVPSLRGKEIDRRPGDILAEVQALVSEGVSEITLLGQNVNAYGVHFADPDMERDPSAFSKLLRACGEVEGLERVRFTSPHPAEFTSDVIDAMAETPNICPQLHMPLQSGSDKVLKDMRRSYRSKKFLGILDEVRGKLPHASITTDIIVGFPGETEEDFQATLDVVEQSRFTSAYTFQYSPRPGTPAAKMEGQVPKHVVQERFERLVALQDRISAEENAKLIGTEVELLVQAEGGRKNDRTQRMSGRARDGRLVHFALAEAVDGAIDREVRPGDIVHVTVTDAKPHFLIADSGITAHRRTKAGDNSEVGQLPTTAPVGVGLGLPTIGAPAQTPSGNADASGTCCATH encoded by the coding sequence ATGCGCAAAAACCCGGAGCGCACCTACGAGGTGCGTACCTTCGGCTGCCAGATGAACGTCCACGACTCCGAGCGCCTCTCAGGCATGCTCGAAGACGCGGGGTATGTCGCGGCAAACGAGGATGAAACCCCGGACCTGGTGGTGTTCAACACCTGCGCAGTACGTGAAAACGCCGACAAGCGCCTCTACGGCACCCTCGGCCAGCTCAAGCACACGAAGCAGCAGCACCCCGGCATGCAGATCGCGGTAGGCGGATGCCTCGCGCAGAAAGACAAGGACACGGTGCTGAAGAAGGCACCGTGGGTCGATGCGGTGTTTGGCACCCACAACCTCTCCGCGCTGCCGACGCTGCTCGAGCGCGCCCGTGTCGAGGACGCTGCCCAAGTCGAAATCGCCGAGGCGCTCGAGGTGTTTCCCTCGGTTCTGCCCGCCAAGCGCGAATCCACCTACGCCGGGTGGGTGAGCGTGTCGGTGGGCTGCAACAACACGTGCACGTTCTGCATCGTGCCGAGTCTGCGCGGCAAGGAGATTGACCGCCGCCCGGGCGACATCCTCGCCGAGGTGCAAGCGCTTGTTAGCGAAGGCGTTTCCGAAATCACCCTACTCGGCCAAAACGTCAACGCATACGGCGTGCACTTCGCAGACCCTGACATGGAGCGCGACCCATCGGCGTTTTCCAAACTGCTGCGGGCCTGCGGCGAGGTCGAGGGCCTGGAGCGCGTGCGTTTTACCTCCCCGCACCCGGCGGAGTTCACCTCCGACGTCATTGACGCGATGGCGGAGACCCCGAACATCTGCCCGCAGCTGCACATGCCGCTGCAGTCCGGTTCCGACAAGGTGCTCAAGGACATGCGCCGGTCGTACCGCTCGAAGAAGTTCTTAGGGATTTTGGACGAGGTGCGCGGGAAACTGCCGCACGCATCCATCACTACGGACATCATCGTCGGCTTCCCGGGCGAGACCGAGGAGGATTTCCAGGCCACGCTCGACGTTGTTGAGCAGTCCCGGTTTACTTCCGCCTACACCTTCCAGTACTCCCCGCGCCCGGGTACCCCGGCCGCGAAGATGGAGGGGCAGGTACCGAAGCACGTGGTGCAGGAACGCTTCGAACGCCTCGTCGCGCTGCAGGACCGGATCAGCGCGGAGGAAAACGCGAAGCTGATCGGCACAGAGGTGGAGCTGCTGGTCCAGGCCGAGGGCGGTCGCAAGAACGACCGCACCCAGCGCATGTCCGGCCGTGCGCGCGACGGTCGCCTTGTCCACTTCGCCCTCGCCGAGGCCGTCGACGGCGCAATTGACCGCGAGGTCCGCCCGGGCGACATCGTCCACGTCACCGTCACCGACGCAAAGCCGCACTTTCTCATCGCCGACTCCGGCATCACCGCGCACCGTCGCACCAAGGCTGGAGATAACTCGGAGGTCGGCCAGTTGCCCACAACCGCTCCAGTCGGAGTGGGCCTAGGCTTGCCGACGATCGGTGCGCCCGCGCAAACCCCATCCGGAAACGCGGACGCGTCCGGCACCTGTTGCGCAACGCACTAA
- the gluA gene encoding glutamate ABC transporter ATP-binding protein GluA, whose product MTQAIAEPMILIQDLDKHFGDFHALKNINLEVPRGQVIVVLGPSGSGKSTLCRTINRLETIDSGTIEIDGKALPEEGKELAKLRADVGMVFQQFNLFPHLTIRDNVTLGPTKVRKSKKADANKRADELLTRVGIGNQADKYPAQLSGGQQQRVAIARALAMDPKVMLFDEPTSALDPEMVGEVLDVMGELAATGMTMLVVTHEMGFARKVADRVIFMADGEIVEDTDPESFFTNPQTDRAKDFLGKILH is encoded by the coding sequence ATGACACAGGCGATTGCTGAACCGATGATTCTGATTCAGGATTTGGACAAGCACTTTGGCGATTTCCATGCGCTGAAAAACATCAACCTCGAGGTCCCCCGCGGCCAAGTGATTGTGGTGCTGGGACCTTCCGGCTCAGGCAAGTCGACGCTGTGTCGCACGATCAACCGGCTCGAAACCATCGATTCCGGCACGATCGAGATCGACGGGAAGGCGCTGCCCGAGGAAGGCAAGGAGCTGGCAAAGCTGCGTGCCGATGTAGGCATGGTGTTCCAGCAGTTCAACCTGTTTCCGCACCTGACCATCCGCGACAACGTCACCCTCGGCCCCACTAAGGTGCGCAAATCGAAGAAAGCCGACGCCAACAAGCGTGCCGACGAACTGCTGACCCGCGTTGGCATTGGCAACCAAGCCGACAAGTACCCCGCCCAGCTCTCCGGCGGGCAGCAGCAGCGCGTCGCCATCGCCCGAGCGCTGGCTATGGACCCGAAGGTCATGCTTTTCGACGAACCCACCTCCGCGCTCGACCCAGAAATGGTCGGTGAGGTGCTCGACGTCATGGGCGAGCTCGCGGCCACCGGTATGACCATGCTCGTGGTCACCCACGAGATGGGATTTGCCCGCAAGGTCGCCGACCGCGTCATCTTCATGGCGGACGGCGAGATCGTCGAAGACACCGACCCAGAGTCCTTCTTTACCAACCCGCAGACCGATCGCGCCAAGGACTTCCTAGGCAAGATCCTGCACTAG
- a CDS encoding glutamate ABC transporter substrate-binding protein: MNRATRIMAATAAAALSLSIAACGGSDSSSSGGDGGASGEGLLSHIEAGNVTLGTKYDQPGLGLREPDGSMSGLDVDIATYVVNSIAKDNGWNEPTITWRETPSAQRETLIQNGEVDMITATYSVNKSRSETVNFGGPYLLTHQALLVQDANTDINGLEDLDGKILCSVTGSTPAQKVKDTLPGVQLQEYDTYSSCVEALRQGNVDALTTDATILGGYAAQSPGTFKLVDLEKDGKPFTDEHYGIGLKKDDTAATEAINKALQAMYDDGSFDKFVDENIDGGQGVEKAKPGDLSFLN, translated from the coding sequence ATGAACCGTGCAACCCGCATCATGGCAGCCACTGCGGCAGCCGCTCTGAGCCTGTCCATCGCTGCCTGCGGTGGGTCCGATTCCAGCTCCTCCGGCGGCGACGGCGGCGCATCCGGCGAAGGCCTGCTCTCTCACATTGAAGCCGGCAACGTCACCCTGGGCACCAAATACGACCAGCCAGGTCTTGGTCTGCGTGAACCGGACGGCTCGATGAGCGGTCTGGACGTTGACATTGCGACGTACGTGGTCAACTCGATTGCGAAGGACAACGGCTGGAACGAGCCGACCATCACCTGGCGCGAGACCCCGTCTGCGCAGCGTGAAACGCTAATCCAGAACGGCGAGGTCGACATGATCACCGCGACCTACTCCGTCAACAAATCGCGTTCTGAGACGGTGAACTTTGGTGGCCCGTACCTGCTCACCCACCAAGCTCTGCTGGTGCAGGATGCCAACACCGACATCAACGGCCTGGAGGACCTCGACGGCAAGATCCTTTGCTCCGTCACCGGCTCCACCCCGGCACAGAAGGTCAAGGACACCCTGCCGGGCGTGCAACTGCAGGAGTATGACACCTACTCCTCCTGCGTTGAGGCACTGCGCCAAGGCAACGTCGATGCCCTGACTACCGACGCGACCATCCTTGGCGGCTACGCAGCACAGTCGCCCGGCACCTTCAAGCTGGTCGACCTGGAAAAGGACGGCAAGCCGTTCACTGACGAGCACTACGGCATCGGCCTGAAGAAGGACGACACGGCCGCGACCGAAGCAATCAACAAGGCGCTGCAGGCGATGTACGACGACGGCTCCTTCGACAAGTTTGTCGACGAAAACATCGACGGCGGCCAAGGCGTGGAGAAGGCGAAGCCGGGCGACCTATCCTTCCTGAACTAA
- a CDS encoding amino acid ABC transporter permease, giving the protein MDALWADLLPKLLSAFWTTIKLTVYSAIGSLILGTILTAMRVSPVGILRSISAFYINTVRNTPLTLVILFCSFGLYQNLGLQLASRDSSTFLMDQNFRLAVLGFILYTSCFVAESLRSGINTVHFGQAEAARSLGLSFGQTFTQIVFPQAWRAALVPLGNTLIALTKNTTIASAIGVAEASLLMKSTIEFHASQLFIIFGVFALGFVILTLPMGLIVGRLADRMAVKK; this is encoded by the coding sequence ATGGATGCTTTATGGGCAGATTTGTTGCCCAAGCTCTTGTCGGCTTTTTGGACCACGATCAAACTGACGGTGTATTCCGCCATCGGTTCGCTCATTTTGGGCACGATCTTGACCGCGATGCGGGTCTCCCCCGTCGGGATCTTGCGCTCCATCTCGGCGTTTTACATCAACACGGTGCGCAACACCCCGCTGACCCTGGTGATCCTGTTCTGCTCCTTCGGGTTGTATCAAAACCTTGGTCTGCAACTTGCCAGCCGCGACTCCAGCACGTTTCTGATGGATCAGAACTTCCGGCTCGCGGTGCTCGGCTTCATTCTTTACACCTCGTGCTTTGTGGCTGAGTCGCTGCGAAGCGGCATCAATACCGTGCACTTCGGCCAGGCCGAGGCGGCGCGATCGCTTGGCTTGAGCTTCGGACAGACGTTCACGCAGATCGTCTTCCCCCAAGCCTGGCGCGCGGCGTTGGTGCCACTGGGCAACACGCTCATCGCGTTGACGAAGAACACCACGATCGCCTCCGCGATCGGCGTGGCCGAGGCGTCCTTGCTGATGAAGTCCACCATCGAGTTCCACGCGAGCCAGCTGTTCATCATTTTCGGTGTGTTCGCGCTCGGCTTCGTCATCCTAACCCTGCCCATGGGCCTAATCGTTGGCCGCCTTGCTGACCGAATGGCGGTGAAGAAGTAA
- a CDS encoding amino acid ABC transporter permease — translation MAQEVRATVLYDAPGPKGIMRNRIYTVITLVVLALAAWWVLSTLGDKGQLDAAKWTPFLEANTWKTYILPGLWGTIKAALTSIVFAVIFGVIFGLGRLSESRLVRGFCAVIVEFFRAIPVLLLMIFAYQLFAVYKLVPPNGLAFWAVVVALTLYNGSVIAEILRAGINSLPKGQTEAARALGMSHWQTMWSILLPQSIAAMLPALIAQMVIALKDTALGYQIGYVEVVRSGIQSASTNQNFLASLVVVGVIMIIINYALTLLAERVERQLRAGRARRNIFAKVPEAASAGVGLDTKDTVNVDWHAPGYTELENPDRGH, via the coding sequence ATGGCACAAGAAGTGCGCGCCACAGTTCTCTACGATGCGCCCGGCCCCAAGGGCATCATGCGCAACCGCATCTACACGGTGATCACCCTCGTCGTGCTTGCGCTGGCAGCCTGGTGGGTCTTGTCCACCCTCGGCGACAAAGGCCAGCTCGACGCGGCAAAGTGGACCCCGTTCCTTGAAGCCAACACCTGGAAGACCTACATCTTGCCCGGCTTATGGGGCACCATCAAGGCCGCGCTCACCAGCATTGTGTTCGCGGTCATCTTCGGCGTCATCTTCGGCCTCGGCCGACTCTCCGAGTCACGCCTCGTGCGCGGGTTCTGCGCGGTGATCGTGGAGTTCTTCCGCGCAATCCCAGTGCTTTTGCTGATGATCTTCGCCTACCAGCTTTTCGCGGTCTACAAACTCGTGCCGCCGAACGGGCTCGCATTCTGGGCGGTCGTTGTGGCTCTCACCCTCTACAACGGCTCGGTCATCGCGGAGATCCTTCGCGCGGGCATCAACTCGCTGCCGAAGGGCCAGACCGAGGCAGCCCGTGCGCTGGGAATGTCGCACTGGCAGACCATGTGGTCGATCCTGCTCCCCCAGTCCATCGCGGCGATGCTGCCGGCGCTCATCGCGCAGATGGTGATTGCGCTCAAGGACACTGCGCTGGGCTACCAGATCGGCTACGTCGAGGTGGTCCGCTCCGGCATCCAGTCCGCCTCTACGAACCAGAACTTCCTGGCCTCGCTCGTGGTTGTTGGCGTCATCATGATCATCATCAACTACGCGCTCACCTTGCTCGCCGAGCGCGTCGAGCGCCAGCTACGGGCTGGGCGCGCACGACGCAACATCTTTGCCAAGGTGCCTGAGGCTGCCAGCGCAGGCGTGGGCTTGGACACGAAAGACACCGTCAACGTGGACTGGCACGCGCCGGGCTACACCGAGCTAGAAAACCCCGACCGAGGGCACTAA
- the recX gene encoding recombination regulator RecX — protein MNTPDPDKIARLQEALDHYKTHGGGELFDRTHEEAIAPVRKRALGLLDQRARSRHELRERLLKAEFEEDLVEEVLDSLERSRLLDDKAFAREWVRQRAAARGKSARALDLELRDKGVAADIRADALSQVSPEDEEAQARVLAEKKARAVKAPPTDRQEYDKHLRRVVGVLARRGYSSEMSLRVARETLDARIDALNSDSSDVG, from the coding sequence TTGAATACGCCCGACCCGGACAAAATCGCACGGCTACAAGAGGCCCTCGATCACTACAAAACACATGGGGGCGGAGAACTCTTCGACCGCACCCACGAGGAGGCCATCGCACCCGTGCGTAAGCGGGCGCTTGGCCTCCTAGATCAGCGTGCCCGCTCCCGGCACGAGCTTCGCGAGCGGCTGCTAAAAGCCGAGTTCGAGGAGGACCTCGTAGAGGAAGTGCTCGATTCCCTCGAGCGCTCGAGGCTGCTCGACGACAAGGCGTTCGCCCGCGAGTGGGTGCGCCAGCGTGCAGCGGCCCGTGGAAAATCCGCGCGAGCACTTGACCTCGAGCTGCGAGACAAGGGCGTGGCAGCGGATATCCGCGCCGATGCGCTCAGCCAAGTTTCTCCGGAGGACGAAGAGGCGCAAGCACGGGTGCTGGCGGAAAAGAAAGCCCGCGCTGTGAAGGCACCACCCACGGATCGGCAGGAATACGACAAGCACTTGCGCCGTGTTGTTGGCGTACTCGCGCGGCGCGGTTACTCCTCAGAGATGTCGCTGCGTGTCGCGCGTGAGACCTTGGACGCGCGAATCGATGCGCTCAACTCGGACAGCAGCGACGTGGGATAA
- the recA gene encoding recombinase RecA, producing MAAKKKTGAAGNDRQNALDAALAMIEKDFGKGAIMRLGEDNRPPIQSISSGNTAIDVALGIGGWPRGRIVEIYGPESSGKTTVALHAIAQAQKAGGIAAFIDAEHALDPDYAKKLGVDTDNLLVSQPDTGEQALEIADMLVRSGAIDMIVIDSVAALTPKAEIEGEMGDSHVGLQARLMSQALRKMTGALYNSGTTAIFINQLREKIGVMFGSPETTTGGKALKFYASVRCDVRRIQTLKDGQDSIGNRTKLKVVKNKVSPPFKVAEFDIMYGEGISRESSIIDMGVDNGIVKKSGSWFTYEGEQLGQGKEKARLFLKDNTELADEIEDKIFKALGVGAYAGKDAASDELSDDLVDMVPNIDFDDDEDENDDVNLLPAQGS from the coding sequence ATGGCAGCAAAGAAGAAGACTGGAGCCGCTGGCAACGACCGCCAGAATGCGCTCGATGCAGCGCTGGCGATGATTGAGAAGGACTTTGGCAAGGGCGCCATCATGCGCCTGGGTGAGGACAACCGCCCGCCGATCCAGTCCATTTCCTCCGGCAATACCGCCATCGACGTGGCACTGGGCATCGGTGGCTGGCCGCGCGGCCGCATCGTGGAGATCTACGGCCCGGAGTCTTCGGGTAAGACCACGGTGGCGCTGCATGCAATCGCGCAGGCGCAGAAGGCTGGCGGCATCGCGGCTTTCATTGACGCGGAGCATGCGCTGGATCCGGACTACGCGAAGAAGCTTGGCGTAGACACGGATAACCTCTTGGTCTCCCAGCCAGACACTGGTGAGCAGGCACTAGAGATCGCCGACATGCTGGTGCGCTCCGGTGCAATCGACATGATCGTCATCGACTCCGTTGCGGCACTGACTCCGAAGGCGGAGATCGAAGGCGAGATGGGTGATTCCCACGTGGGTCTCCAGGCCCGCCTGATGTCGCAGGCGCTGCGCAAGATGACGGGCGCGCTCTACAACTCGGGTACCACCGCGATCTTCATCAACCAGCTGCGCGAGAAGATCGGCGTGATGTTCGGCTCTCCTGAGACCACCACCGGTGGTAAAGCGCTGAAGTTCTACGCCTCCGTGCGCTGCGACGTGCGCCGCATCCAGACGCTGAAGGACGGCCAGGACTCGATTGGTAACCGCACCAAGCTCAAGGTGGTGAAGAACAAGGTGTCGCCGCCGTTCAAGGTTGCCGAGTTCGACATCATGTACGGCGAAGGTATTTCCCGCGAGAGCTCCATCATCGACATGGGCGTGGACAACGGCATCGTGAAGAAGTCCGGCTCGTGGTTCACCTACGAAGGTGAGCAGCTCGGCCAAGGCAAGGAAAAAGCCCGGCTGTTCCTCAAGGACAACACGGAACTGGCTGACGAGATCGAAGACAAGATCTTCAAGGCACTGGGTGTCGGGGCATATGCGGGCAAGGATGCGGCGAGCGATGAGCTTTCGGACGACCTCGTCGATATGGTCCCCAACATCGACTTCGACGATGACGAGGACGAAAACGACGATGTCAACCTTCTGCCCGCGCAGGGCAGCTAG
- a CDS encoding DUF3046 domain-containing protein, whose product MRLTEFDQLVEDEFGAERAQWIVQSQVLPQSDRTAAELIENGVDPRVVWEGLCDAFDVPEERRLGVDRPGK is encoded by the coding sequence ATGCGTTTGACGGAATTTGATCAGCTCGTGGAAGACGAGTTCGGCGCGGAGCGTGCGCAGTGGATCGTCCAGTCGCAGGTGCTGCCGCAAAGCGATCGCACAGCGGCCGAGCTAATCGAAAATGGTGTCGATCCGCGCGTCGTGTGGGAGGGGCTTTGCGACGCGTTTGACGTGCCCGAGGAGCGGCGTTTAGGGGTAGATCGGCCGGGAAAGTAA
- a CDS encoding biotin transporter BioY, protein MTSVHASSDSQPPRSSSSASTATDIAYIAVFAAIIIVLGFLAIPVGALGAPIVLQNAAVILAGLVLGRRRGFLTAAVFLLVGLALPVLAGGRTTIAAIGGITVGYLVGYLVSAWVVGAIAYRAPFKSNRGMAIAVLIIAGYVGLFIQYFFGVFGFMFRADMTFIQAWQAQLPFVLTDAIEIALVIAVAIGVHSAIPDIRRGRR, encoded by the coding sequence ATGACATCTGTGCACGCCTCTTCAGACTCCCAACCGCCGCGCTCCAGCTCTAGCGCCAGCACTGCCACTGACATCGCCTACATTGCAGTCTTCGCCGCGATCATCATCGTGCTGGGGTTCCTCGCCATCCCAGTCGGCGCCCTCGGCGCACCGATCGTGCTGCAAAACGCCGCAGTCATCCTCGCCGGCCTGGTTCTCGGACGCCGCCGCGGTTTCCTCACCGCCGCAGTGTTCCTCTTGGTAGGCCTGGCACTTCCGGTGCTCGCAGGCGGGCGTACCACCATCGCCGCAATCGGAGGCATCACGGTCGGGTACCTTGTCGGCTACCTGGTTTCCGCTTGGGTTGTCGGCGCGATCGCCTACCGTGCACCGTTCAAGTCGAACCGGGGCATGGCAATTGCTGTGCTCATCATCGCAGGTTACGTAGGACTCTTCATCCAGTACTTCTTCGGCGTGTTCGGCTTCATGTTCCGCGCGGACATGACGTTCATCCAGGCGTGGCAAGCCCAATTGCCGTTCGTGCTGACCGATGCAATCGAGATTGCGCTCGTGATCGCCGTCGCAATCGGAGTGCACTCGGCGATCCCGGACATCCGCAGGGGCCGTCGATAA
- a CDS encoding energy-coupling factor ABC transporter ATP-binding protein — protein MPLIEFRGACVSYDGETVLAPLNVSFDEQRVGIIGSNGSGKSTTVRMINGLIEPTTGSVLYDGLSPTSQGKDVRKRVGFVFSDAESQIVMPRVSDDVAFSLRRFKLPRAEVQARVTAVLERFELSHLAENSPHTLSGGEKQMLALASVLVIEPDTVIADEPTTLLDLRNRRRIIRELMSLEQQLVVVTHDLDMLRDFDRVLVIDEGQLLYDGSPDDAIAFYIDRMDAKP, from the coding sequence ATGCCCCTCATTGAGTTTCGCGGAGCCTGCGTTTCCTACGACGGTGAAACCGTGCTCGCCCCGCTCAACGTCAGTTTTGACGAGCAGCGTGTCGGCATCATCGGCTCGAACGGCTCCGGCAAATCCACCACCGTGCGCATGATCAACGGTTTGATCGAACCCACAACAGGCAGTGTGCTTTACGACGGCCTCTCCCCCACGAGCCAGGGCAAAGACGTCCGCAAACGGGTGGGATTCGTCTTCTCCGACGCGGAATCACAAATTGTCATGCCAAGGGTGAGCGACGATGTGGCGTTCTCGCTCCGTCGGTTCAAACTGCCCCGCGCTGAGGTCCAGGCTCGGGTCACCGCGGTGCTGGAGAGGTTCGAGCTTTCTCACCTGGCCGAAAACTCGCCGCACACCCTCTCAGGCGGCGAGAAGCAAATGCTCGCGCTCGCCTCGGTGCTGGTGATCGAGCCGGACACCGTGATTGCAGATGAGCCAACCACGCTGCTCGACCTGCGCAACCGCCGCCGCATCATCCGCGAGCTGATGAGCTTGGAGCAGCAATTGGTGGTAGTCACCCACGACCTGGACATGCTTCGGGATTTCGACCGCGTGCTGGTCATCGACGAGGGGCAATTGCTTTACGACGGCTCCCCGGACGACGCCATCGCCTTCTACATCGACCGAATGGATGCCAAGCCGTGA